One segment of Methanobrevibacter sp. DNA contains the following:
- a CDS encoding flavodoxin family protein: MKVFGICASPRNNTTEYVLSRALDKLNEDGFDTEMFTCQAKDIRPCMHCDYCLEHKKCIIEDDMDEVYEGLLNADGIILATPIQSGGISSNLSTIMDRTRALEAVDYNILRGKIGMSIAVGGDRTGGQDFAHLKNITYFMIHGIIPVSGGPFGSNLGASFWSNDSLDDIKKDNYGVESLDRTLIEFENFLNKYI; the protein is encoded by the coding sequence ATGAAAGTCTTTGGAATTTGTGCTAGCCCTAGAAATAATACAACTGAATATGTTCTATCAAGAGCATTGGATAAGTTAAATGAAGATGGTTTTGATACTGAAATGTTTACCTGTCAAGCAAAAGACATCAGGCCTTGTATGCATTGCGACTACTGTCTGGAGCATAAAAAATGTATTATTGAAGATGACATGGATGAAGTTTATGAGGGTCTCTTAAATGCTGATGGAATAATATTGGCTACTCCAATTCAAAGTGGGGGTATCAGCAGTAATCTTTCAACTATAATGGATAGAACCAGAGCTTTGGAAGCAGTTGACTATAACATTTTAAGAGGAAAGATTGGAATGAGTATTGCAGTTGGAGGAGACAGGACAGGCGGCCAGGACTTTGCACATCTAAAAAACATTACATATTTCATGATACACGGTATTATTCCGGTTAGTGGAGGTCCTTTTGGATCAAATTTGGGTGCTTCATTCTGGTCAAATGACTCTTTAGATGATATCAAAAAAGATAATTATGGAGTGGAGTCATTAGACAGGACTTTAATTGAATTTGAAAATTTTCTAAATAAGTATATTTAA
- the hisB gene encoding imidazoleglycerol-phosphate dehydratase HisB translates to MTRNTNVSRKTSETDIVIKMDLDGTGKYDISTGVNFFNHMLESFSKHSMIDLDVQASGDIEIDDHHTIEDVGILLGEAFSNAIGDKKGIKRMAHAIVPMDESVATVAIDISGRSYCNMDLKFKNEKIGDMTSDIVIHFFESFASSAKLNIYGTVEGVNDHHKAEAIFKAFAKSIKEAIKIEHDQIPSTKGVL, encoded by the coding sequence ATGACTAGAAATACAAATGTTTCAAGAAAAACATCTGAAACTGATATTGTTATTAAAATGGATCTTGATGGTACTGGTAAATATGATATTTCAACTGGTGTAAACTTTTTCAATCATATGTTGGAATCTTTTTCAAAGCATAGTATGATTGATTTGGATGTTCAGGCTAGTGGGGATATTGAAATTGATGACCATCATACAATCGAAGATGTTGGAATATTACTTGGAGAAGCATTTAGTAATGCTATTGGTGATAAGAAAGGAATTAAAAGAATGGCTCATGCTATTGTTCCTATGGATGAATCAGTAGCAACAGTTGCAATAGATATTAGTGGACGTAGCTACTGTAATATGGATTTGAAATTTAAAAATGAAAAAATTGGGGACATGACCTCAGATATTGTCATTCATTTCTTTGAATCATTTGCAAGTTCTGCTAAATTAAATATTTATGGTACAGTTGAAGGTGTAAATGATCACCATAAAGCTGAAGCTATCTTTAAGGCATTTGCAAAATCTATTAAAGAAGCAATTAAAATCGAACACGATCAAATTCCGTCTACAAAAGGCGTATTATAG
- a CDS encoding flippase, translating to MANKLVRGSLIILIGNIIFRIGGYIYRFLMAILLGPTAYGILGITLPFQGIFQTLSAGGLPPAIAKYVAEYEAVDEKDMARQTIYTALKIMVFLGLFFGVLMIFVVAPYLAYGYLGKPEALIPLQIVGLITPFSVIVGAFRGAFQGVYKMEYIVYTRAVEQLGMILFATAFVLIGLSTVGALWGTVLGYSLSVVAAVYIFKYHMGKLIPKASDDFVFTRRDELKLAGTLVKFSIPVIITAIAEMLIYNICTIVMGKFLTFDDIGFFAAADPIARLPLIISVSIATTILPASSEAFKLKDIDMLQKYVSEAYKFSLLFVVPMCVGLALFAAPTLRVLYFKNPAYVAGASALAILSLGMTFYSIFAISTSIVQGIGNPRIPMYILVGGAIVTGILNWVMVPTLGIAGGALATSVACFLMMVPCVYFVFRLTKTKAPVGSIAKILIASAIMGAVAYIIPKTTLFLFPGIFLCIVVYFFALILVKFFQKDDIASLRAFSSKFGPLSKIINKMLNFVERIEFR from the coding sequence ATGGCAAATAAGTTAGTACGAGGTAGTTTAATAATTTTGATTGGTAACATAATTTTCCGTATTGGAGGTTATATTTACCGTTTTTTAATGGCTATTTTACTTGGGCCTACTGCATACGGAATTTTAGGAATTACTTTACCATTCCAAGGTATTTTCCAGACTTTATCTGCTGGTGGACTTCCTCCTGCTATTGCTAAATACGTTGCTGAATATGAGGCTGTTGATGAAAAGGATATGGCTCGCCAAACCATCTATACAGCCTTAAAGATAATGGTATTTTTAGGTTTATTCTTTGGAGTATTGATGATATTTGTTGTTGCTCCTTATTTGGCTTATGGTTATCTTGGAAAACCTGAAGCATTAATTCCACTTCAAATTGTGGGACTTATTACTCCATTCAGTGTAATTGTTGGTGCTTTTAGAGGAGCATTCCAGGGAGTCTATAAAATGGAGTATATTGTTTATACTCGTGCTGTAGAGCAACTTGGTATGATTTTATTTGCAACAGCATTTGTTTTGATAGGTTTATCTACTGTTGGAGCATTATGGGGTACTGTTTTAGGATATTCTCTTTCTGTTGTGGCTGCAGTTTATATTTTTAAATATCATATGGGCAAATTAATTCCAAAAGCTAGTGATGATTTTGTTTTCACAAGGCGTGATGAGTTAAAATTGGCTGGTACATTAGTTAAGTTTTCTATCCCTGTAATTATCACAGCTATTGCTGAAATGCTCATTTACAATATTTGTACAATTGTAATGGGTAAGTTTTTAACATTTGATGATATTGGATTCTTTGCAGCAGCAGATCCTATTGCAAGATTGCCTTTAATCATCTCCGTATCTATTGCAACTACTATTTTGCCTGCTTCATCAGAGGCATTCAAGTTAAAAGATATTGATATGCTTCAAAAATATGTTTCCGAAGCTTATAAGTTCTCATTATTGTTTGTAGTTCCTATGTGTGTTGGACTTGCATTATTTGCAGCACCTACTTTAAGGGTTCTATACTTTAAAAATCCTGCTTATGTTGCAGGAGCATCTGCATTGGCAATTTTATCTTTAGGAATGACATTTTATTCAATATTTGCTATTTCAACTAGTATTGTTCAGGGAATTGGAAATCCAAGAATTCCTATGTATATTTTAGTTGGTGGTGCAATTGTTACTGGTATATTAAATTGGGTTATGGTTCCAACTCTTGGAATTGCTGGTGGTGCACTCGCTACAAGTGTGGCTTGTTTCTTAATGATGGTTCCATGTGTATACTTTGTATTTAGATTAACAAAAACTAAAGCTCCTGTTGGATCAATAGCTAAGATATTAATTGCTTCAGCGATTATGGGTGCAGTTGCATACATTATTCCAAAAACAACTTTGTTCTTGTTCCCTGGAATATTTTTATGTATTGTTGTATACTTCTTCGCTTTAATATTAGTTAAATTCTTCCAAAAAGATGATATTGCAAGTTTAAGAGCATTTTCATCTAAGTTTGGACCTTTGTCTAAAATTATCAACAAAATGTTAAACTTTGTAGAAAGAATTGAATTTAGATAA
- a CDS encoding bifunctional 5,6,7,8-tetrahydromethanopterin hydro-lyase/3-hexulose-6-phosphate synthase — MYKIGEALIGDGPELAHIDLLIGDKFGPVGQAFANGLSNLSVGHTPLTSVIRPNLMTKPATLIIPKVTVGDLDDASKIFGPAQTAVARAVADAVEDGYIPKEIVEDIVINVSVFIDPSAKDYRKIYQYNYGATKLAIRRAMADYPSIEKVLAEKDRGTHPIMGFKVKKLWSPPYLQVALDLDNEAAMERIIKDLPDNDRILLEAGTPLVKKFGVGIIGKIRALRPDAFIIADLKTLDVGRVEVKMAADETADAVAISGLGTIESIAKAIHETQKQGIYSILDMMNVAGFEEKLAQLPDDLKPDIVLLHRNVDMESYITEHGGDTGDMTEWGNIKDIKAVLGEKGLIAVAGGIRPNNAEEAIEKGANIIIAGRYIIGSRDVRRAAQDFLEHFEPDPDNMRLAMDEDENIDVNKE; from the coding sequence ATGTATAAAATAGGAGAAGCTCTCATTGGAGATGGCCCTGAATTAGCACACATTGATTTATTAATTGGTGACAAATTTGGCCCTGTTGGTCAAGCTTTCGCTAATGGTTTATCAAACTTATCTGTAGGACATACTCCTTTAACAAGCGTAATTAGACCTAATTTAATGACCAAACCAGCTACTTTAATTATTCCTAAAGTAACTGTTGGTGATTTAGATGATGCTAGTAAAATTTTTGGACCTGCACAAACTGCTGTTGCAAGAGCAGTAGCTGATGCAGTAGAAGATGGATACATTCCAAAAGAAATTGTAGAAGATATCGTAATTAACGTAAGTGTATTCATTGATCCATCTGCTAAAGATTACAGAAAAATTTACCAATACAACTACGGAGCAACCAAATTAGCAATCAGAAGAGCTATGGCAGATTACCCATCTATCGAAAAAGTTTTAGCAGAAAAAGATCGTGGAACTCACCCAATTATGGGATTCAAAGTCAAAAAACTTTGGTCACCACCATACTTACAAGTTGCACTTGACTTAGATAATGAAGCTGCTATGGAAAGAATCATTAAAGATTTACCTGACAACGACAGAATCTTACTCGAAGCTGGTACTCCACTCGTTAAAAAATTCGGTGTTGGAATTATTGGTAAAATCAGAGCTTTACGTCCTGATGCATTCATTATTGCTGACTTAAAAACTTTAGACGTTGGTCGTGTAGAAGTTAAAATGGCAGCAGACGAAACTGCTGATGCAGTTGCTATTTCCGGTCTCGGTACTATTGAATCTATTGCTAAAGCTATTCACGAAACCCAAAAACAAGGTATTTACTCTATCTTAGATATGATGAATGTTGCTGGTTTCGAAGAAAAATTAGCTCAACTTCCTGATGACTTAAAACCAGATATTGTTTTATTACACAGAAATGTTGATATGGAATCCTACATTACAGAACACGGTGGAGACACTGGTGACATGACTGAATGGGGTAACATTAAAGATATCAAAGCAGTCTTAGGTGAAAAAGGACTCATTGCTGTTGCTGGTGGTATTAGACCTAACAATGCTGAAGAAGCAATTGAAAAAGGTGCTAACATCATTATTGCTGGTAGATACATCATTGGTTCTAGAGATGTAAGAAGAGCTGCACAAGACTTCTTAGAACATTTCGAACCAGATCCAGACAACATGAGACTTGCTATGGATGAAGACGAAAATATTGATGTGAACAAAGAGTAA
- a CDS encoding 4Fe-4S binding protein has protein sequence MLQILVDEEKCIACGKCAEICPKSAKIWEVKDVAHILDLRYCHVCTLCAMECPTQCIKIVRNG, from the coding sequence ATGTTACAAATTTTAGTTGATGAAGAAAAATGTATTGCTTGTGGAAAATGTGCTGAAATTTGTCCTAAATCTGCTAAAATTTGGGAAGTTAAGGACGTTGCACATATATTAGATTTAAGATATTGTCATGTTTGTACATTATGTGCTATGGAATGCCCTACTCAATGCATTAAAATTGTACGTAATGGTTAA
- a CDS encoding carboxypeptidase-like regulatory domain-containing protein produces the protein MFSNKKLFLIVMVLSILFLSTQVAFAQDIDNVTLGDNGDNHVLSNDNLYRMDVLLNINAQDNHVLSNDNPKNKTVFIISDSPGTNILDSASGDIYNNDNLSGFDLVVRSGDQVKDMDEEELHSLFESSDAFIGEWISTDVDSVLTSLLTKYPEVSNKELFLILELPSGNLNSGSTSLNLVRNNTLNYNKIFSSYTDAELIEYFENTKRGSSYTDFSNYIEESSFNDVFNQLVLYKNLNDKDNLKDANGNAIANAKVTVTLNGAKKVLTTNDKGQVSYAISSTLAPKTYTAQISFDGDSNHIKSTAKTTVVVKKATPKMTAKSVTFKVKTKTKKYSITLKDNAGKVMKKVKVTIKVNGKTYSAVTDNYGKTTFKITKLTKKGKFTATIKYAGSKYFNALTKSVKITTK, from the coding sequence ATGTTTAGTAATAAGAAATTATTTTTGATAGTCATGGTATTATCTATTCTTTTTTTATCTACTCAAGTTGCTTTTGCTCAAGATATTGATAATGTAACTCTGGGAGATAATGGAGATAATCATGTTTTATCCAATGATAATCTGTACAGAATGGACGTACTGCTAAACATCAATGCCCAAGATAATCATGTTTTATCCAATGATAATCCTAAAAATAAAACAGTATTTATCATTTCAGATAGTCCTGGAACTAATATTCTGGATTCTGCAAGTGGTGATATTTACAATAATGACAATTTATCCGGTTTTGATTTAGTTGTAAGAAGTGGAGATCAAGTAAAGGATATGGATGAAGAAGAGTTGCATTCTTTATTTGAATCATCTGATGCTTTTATTGGTGAGTGGATTAGTACTGATGTTGATTCAGTTTTAACAAGTCTTTTGACTAAATACCCTGAAGTATCTAATAAGGAATTATTTTTAATTTTAGAACTCCCTTCTGGTAATTTAAATTCTGGTTCAACATCTCTTAATTTAGTTAGAAATAATACTTTAAATTATAATAAGATTTTTTCTTCCTATACTGATGCTGAATTAATTGAATATTTCGAAAATACAAAAAGAGGAAGTTCATATACAGATTTCAGTAATTATATTGAAGAATCTAGTTTCAATGATGTTTTCAATCAATTGGTTCTTTATAAAAATCTCAATGATAAGGATAATTTAAAAGATGCAAATGGAAATGCAATTGCAAATGCAAAAGTAACTGTTACATTAAATGGTGCTAAAAAAGTTTTAACTACTAATGATAAAGGTCAGGTTAGTTATGCTATCTCATCTACATTAGCTCCTAAAACTTACACTGCACAAATTTCATTTGATGGTGATTCAAATCACATTAAATCAACTGCAAAAACAACTGTTGTAGTTAAAAAAGCAACTCCTAAAATGACAGCTAAATCAGTTACATTTAAAGTAAAAACAAAAACTAAAAAATACTCTATTACTTTAAAAGATAATGCTGGTAAAGTCATGAAAAAAGTTAAAGTTACAATAAAAGTAAACGGCAAAACCTACAGTGCAGTAACTGATAATTATGGTAAAACTACTTTTAAAATAACTAAATTAACTAAAAAAGGAAAATTCACTGCAACTATTAAATATGCAGGTAGCAAATACTTTAATGCATTAACAAAATCTGTAAAAATAACAACTAAATAG
- a CDS encoding zinc ribbon domain-containing protein, with protein MGFCNSCGRPIVKEDYGTNKDGSLNPDFCKDCYQDGEYTEPDITLAEMITRKTLEMMEKNPRLPETQATGITALVIPSLKRWNPEFQDDYKTL; from the coding sequence ATGGGATTTTGCAATTCATGCGGTAGACCAATTGTAAAAGAAGATTATGGAACTAATAAGGATGGTAGTTTAAATCCTGATTTTTGCAAAGATTGTTATCAAGATGGTGAATATACAGAACCAGATATAACTCTAGCAGAAATGATTACAAGAAAAACATTAGAAATGATGGAAAAAAATCCAAGGTTGCCTGAAACACAAGCAACTGGTATTACAGCATTGGTTATTCCAAGCCTTAAGAGATGGAATCCAGAGTTTCAAGATGATTATAAAACTCTTTAA
- a CDS encoding TOBE domain-containing protein: MADVKAGVEYKINVDGNLFSLDNKKYQLLQSILDTGSLTNAAKEIKVSYRTALNYIEKMESALDVKIVSTTKGGKGGGGGTSLTDDGYSILKECKKINAIMELHKDVNEIEADIVDINAEKGVMTIKMNQFEINAPLNRNYVVGDKILALISYDNIFLMLEPQSSSIRNVLKGQIIEMRLNNEIIRVKVDVDGTVLCSDITVSAEKELNLNIGTEVYVGFKAMSVATLKL; the protein is encoded by the coding sequence ATGGCTGATGTAAAAGCAGGTGTAGAGTATAAAATTAATGTAGATGGTAATTTATTTTCATTGGATAATAAGAAATACCAATTGTTACAGTCCATTTTAGATACTGGCTCTTTAACAAATGCGGCTAAGGAAATTAAAGTTTCTTACAGGACTGCTTTAAATTACATTGAAAAAATGGAATCTGCACTTGATGTAAAAATTGTTAGTACTACTAAAGGTGGTAAAGGTGGAGGTGGAGGAACATCTCTTACAGATGATGGTTACTCTATCTTAAAGGAATGTAAAAAAATTAATGCAATTATGGAACTTCACAAAGATGTCAATGAGATTGAAGCGGATATTGTTGATATCAATGCTGAAAAAGGTGTAATGACTATCAAAATGAATCAGTTTGAAATAAATGCACCATTAAATAGGAATTATGTTGTTGGGGATAAGATTTTAGCTTTAATAAGTTATGATAATATATTTTTAATGTTGGAACCTCAATCTTCAAGTATTCGTAATGTCTTAAAAGGTCAAATCATTGAAATGAGGCTTAACAATGAAATAATTCGTGTCAAAGTTGATGTTGATGGAACTGTTTTATGTTCAGATATTACTGTTTCTGCTGAGAAGGAATTAAACCTTAACATTGGTACTGAAGTTTATGTAGGATTTAAAGCAATGTCTGTTGCAACATTGAAATTATAA
- a CDS encoding phosphoserine phosphatase, whose amino-acid sequence MKFGKGTVKKYSREYNRTLKNGEKKKYTTEQIQITIPKNEDIYSNEEEVLIIPNNEIETFKSIEEENEFLKVANYLYVEEVKRLNDKVDENLNSTSEYEKEIEELKTKVTSLEDMEDEYNSMKKDNIDQLKEENERMKDKHSKLIIENENLKTKFVNIKTENENLKTKYSSMKEENKNLKMKYSNLKDEHSNIKNSYNQVSDKYDQLKQENLNTKTSYAEIYEINEGLEKEYDNLILEYNDLVDKVNNLEEELYKIRTMKNHDEYIANKVKEFILKSGN is encoded by the coding sequence ATGAAATTCGGAAAAGGTACTGTAAAAAAATATTCAAGAGAATATAATAGAACACTTAAAAATGGTGAAAAGAAAAAATACACCACTGAACAAATTCAAATCACTATTCCGAAAAACGAAGACATTTATAGTAACGAAGAAGAAGTTTTAATTATCCCAAACAACGAAATTGAAACTTTTAAGAGTATAGAAGAAGAAAATGAATTCTTAAAAGTGGCCAATTATCTTTATGTTGAGGAAGTGAAACGATTGAATGATAAAGTGGATGAAAACTTAAACTCTACTTCAGAATATGAAAAAGAAATCGAAGAGTTGAAAACTAAGGTTACTTCTTTAGAAGATATGGAAGATGAATACAATTCCATGAAAAAAGACAATATTGACCAACTCAAGGAAGAAAATGAAAGAATGAAAGATAAACATTCCAAATTAATTATTGAGAATGAAAACTTAAAAACCAAATTCGTCAATATTAAAACTGAAAATGAAAACTTGAAAACCAAATATTCAAGCATGAAAGAAGAAAACAAGAACCTTAAAATGAAATACTCCAACTTAAAAGATGAACATTCAAATATTAAAAATAGTTACAATCAAGTTTCAGACAAATACGATCAATTAAAACAAGAAAACCTCAACACAAAAACAAGCTATGCTGAAATTTATGAAATCAATGAAGGCTTAGAAAAAGAATATGACAATCTTATTTTAGAATATAATGACTTAGTTGATAAAGTAAACAACTTAGAAGAAGAATTATATAAAATTAGAACTATGAAAAACCACGATGAGTACATCGCCAATAAAGTTAAAGAATTTATTTTAAAAAGTGGAAATTAA